In Zingiber officinale cultivar Zhangliang chromosome 8B, Zo_v1.1, whole genome shotgun sequence, a single genomic region encodes these proteins:
- the LOC122014030 gene encoding uncharacterized protein LOC122014030 → MKKILECPPESQNTTNIADDAISIVFGNEARGRVRGMGFGVTPSKVGASVQQNGMVQQLQTIVQNVQQQMQEMRQQNQLEMQEMRSMFLQSMRQQNHPEQIASGGICSGIGNEFGRNSDINIGAKKSGDFGHVFQSNSRYASRGDICANTKCKLLHWATDELVVAEGRIASTDPNTKHAMRAAESEFALCEKLFLL, encoded by the exons ATG aaaaaaatattagaatgtcCACCCGAATCTCAAAACACAACTAATATTGCTGATGATGCAATTAGCATTGTGTTTGGCAATGAAGCTCGGGGTAGAGTGCGTGGAATGGGTTTTGGAGTAACACCATCAAAAGTTGGAGCTTCAGTGCAACAAAATGGAATGGTTCAACAACTTCAAACTATAGTACAAAATGTTCAACAACAAATGCAGGAAATGAGGCAACAAAATCAActagaaatgcaagaaatgaggtcTATGTTTTTACAAAGTATGAGACAACAAAATCATCCAGAACAG ATTGCTAGTGGTGGTATTTGTAGCGGTATTGGGAATGAATTTGGTAGAAATAGCGATATTAATATTGGTGCCAAAAAAAGTGGTGACTTTGGTCATGTTTTTCAG TCAAATTCAAGATATGCGAGTCGTGGAGATATATGTGCTAATACTAAATGTAAGCTGCTTCATTGGGCTACTGATGAACTAGTTGTTGCAGAAGGTCGAATTGCATCCACAGATCCAAATACAAAA CATGCAATGCGTGCTGCGGAAAGCGAATTTGCACTCTGCGAAaagctatttttgttgtag